In one Lachnospiraceae bacterium GAM79 genomic region, the following are encoded:
- a CDS encoding substrate-binding domain-containing protein, which produces MRKKKIIAVVAAATLALSMVGCGSGGSGGSSSSGVANKDKPLCWFNRQPSNSSTGELDKEALSFNKDTYYVGFDANQGAELQGQMVLDYIKANAATIDRNGDGVIGYVLAIGDIGHNDSIARTRGVRSALGTGVDANGAVDSTPAGTNVDGSAKVVQDAKLDVDGKTYTIRELASQEMKNSAGATWDAATAGNAIGTWTASFGDQIDVVVSNNDGMGMSMFNAWAKDNKVPTFGYDANSDAVAAIAEGYGGTISQHADVQAYLTLRVLRNALDGVDVDTGIGTADEAGNCLTEGEDYRYSEEERSYYALNVAVTAENYQDFTDSTKVYDKVSKQLDSSKSPTKKVWLDIYNASDNFLSSTYQPLLENYDDLLNLKVDYIGGDGQTESNITNRLGNPGEYDAFAINMVKTDNAASYTTLLNK; this is translated from the coding sequence ATGAGAAAGAAAAAAATTATAGCTGTCGTTGCAGCAGCAACACTTGCATTATCAATGGTAGGATGTGGATCAGGCGGATCAGGCGGAAGCAGCTCAAGCGGAGTTGCAAATAAGGATAAGCCACTTTGCTGGTTCAACCGTCAGCCATCCAACAGCTCAACAGGAGAACTTGATAAGGAAGCATTAAGCTTCAACAAAGATACTTATTATGTAGGCTTCGATGCTAACCAGGGTGCTGAACTTCAGGGTCAGATGGTACTTGATTATATCAAAGCAAATGCAGCAACAATCGACCGTAACGGTGATGGCGTTATCGGATACGTTTTAGCAATCGGTGATATCGGACACAATGACTCAATCGCTCGTACTCGTGGTGTTCGTTCAGCACTTGGCACAGGAGTTGATGCAAATGGTGCAGTTGATTCAACACCTGCAGGTACAAACGTAGACGGATCAGCAAAAGTTGTTCAGGATGCAAAGCTTGATGTAGATGGTAAGACATATACAATCCGTGAGCTTGCTTCACAGGAAATGAAGAACTCAGCAGGTGCTACATGGGATGCAGCAACAGCAGGAAACGCTATCGGAACATGGACAGCTTCATTCGGTGATCAGATTGATGTAGTTGTTTCAAATAACGATGGTATGGGAATGTCAATGTTCAATGCATGGGCAAAGGATAACAAGGTTCCTACATTTGGATACGATGCTAACAGCGATGCAGTAGCAGCTATTGCAGAAGGTTACGGCGGAACAATTTCACAGCATGCAGATGTTCAGGCTTACTTAACACTCAGAGTTCTTCGTAACGCACTTGATGGTGTAGACGTTGATACAGGTATTGGCACAGCAGATGAAGCTGGTAACTGCTTAACAGAAGGTGAAGATTACAGATACAGCGAAGAAGAAAGATCATACTACGCATTAAACGTAGCAGTAACTGCTGAAAACTATCAGGATTTCACAGATTCAACAAAGGTTTATGACAAGGTTTCAAAACAGCTTGATTCAAGCAAGAGCCCAACAAAGAAAGTATGGCTTGATATCTACAACGCTTCAGATAACTTCTTAAGCTCAACATACCAGCCACTTCTTGAGAACTACGATGATCTGCTCAACCTGAAAGTAGATTACATCGGTGGTGATGGTCAGACAGAGTCTAACATTACAAACCGTCTTGGTAACCCGGGCGAATATGACGCATTTGCGATCAACATGGTTAAGACAGATAATGCAGCATCATACACAACACTTCTTAACAAATAA